One window of the Eucalyptus grandis isolate ANBG69807.140 chromosome 6, ASM1654582v1, whole genome shotgun sequence genome contains the following:
- the LOC120294506 gene encoding LEAF RUST 10 DISEASE-RESISTANCE LOCUS RECEPTOR-LIKE PROTEIN KINASE-like 1.2, with amino-acid sequence MTRTRTRTVLTPPLFPLPINTSLSLLLLFSLSLSPRESLSHVDPYFGNCSLPVACGGLNITFPFFVPDLQPSYCGFPGFALSCANDTPVINLTGDDYVVRDIFYKNQSLRISNAALSDGNSTAFTYCAPGSLKNLTIPSSLFQLSQNVTATLSLLYNCNISTRADKLLNYKTSCTGEEEGESGVVLGIYGDSEDQEVIDATKTAGLWWRRRWRRSGEGERR; translated from the coding sequence ATGACCAGAACCAGAACCAGAACAGTCCTCACacctcctctcttccctctcccaaTCAACACAAGCCTCTCACTGCTGttgctcttctctctctccttatcCCCCCGGGAGTCTCTCTCCCACGTCGACCCCTACTTCGGAAACTGCAGCCTCCCCGTCGCCTGCGGCGGCCTGAACATCACTTTCCCGTTCTTTGTCCCCGACCTGCAACCCTCCTACTGCGGCTTCCCGGGCTTCGCCCTGTCATGCGCCAACGACACCCCGGTCATCAATCTCACCGGTGACGACTATGTCGTCCGCGACATTTTCTACAAGAACCAGTCTCTCCGCATCTCCAACGCTGCCCTCTCCGACGGCAACTCGACCGCCTTCACTTACTGTGCGCCCGGTTCTCTCAAGAACCTGACCATCCCGTCGAGTCTGTTCCAGCTGAGCCAGAACGTTACCGCCACCCTCTCTCTGTTATACAACTGCAACATCTCTACCCGCGCCGACAAGCTTCTGAACTACAAGACCAGCTGCACTGGCGAAGAAGAAGGCGAAAGTGGGGTCGTTTTGGGGATATATGGGGACAGCGAGGATCAAGAGGTGATCGATGCCACAAAAACTGCGGGACTTTGGTGGAGGCGCCGGTGGCGGCGGAGTGGAGAGGGAGAGCGGAGATAG